Genomic window (Chitinophagales bacterium):
ACAATATAGTGTCCGAATTCGTGAATGATAGTTACTAGTAGTGTAACAGATATTACTATAAGTATGGAATTAATTGCTAATGCATTTTTTGTTTCTTTCATGGTTTATTTTTTATTATATGTTAAGTGTTAATACTTGATATGGCGTAAATACTCGACATAGTATTAAGATATTTCGCTCATGCTTTGCTTAATTATGTGAAAAGAGATTGCTTCGTCATTCTTCCTCGCAAAGACGAATTGAAAATTATTCCACTATTGCTGTAAACTCAATTTCTACTAATAACTTTTCGTCTATTAGTTTTGCCATTTGGTACATGCCTGTAGCTGGTTTACTGTCTTTAAAGAACAGACTGTGTGCTTTGCCAATTTCTTGCCATTGCGAAATGTCTGCACAGAAAATTCTGGTTCTAATTACATCATCAACGCTTGCATTAAAATGTTCTAATACTTTAATTGCTTTCTCTATAATACATTTAGTTTGTTCGTATACATTGTTTTCTCCTACAACATTTCCGTTTACCGTTGCTGTAGTTCCAGAAATTTCAATGATATTACCCATTTTTACTGCTCTTGCATAGCCAATTTCATCTTCCCAAATTACGCCATCTTTAAAGTGTGTTTTGCTCATTTATCTATTTGTTTTAAAATTATTAATTTATTGTTGGTATATTTTCTACTAGTACTTCGTTGTGATTAACATCATAATAAGTGCAAATCATTTTGGTTAAATCTACTATCC
Coding sequences:
- a CDS encoding RidA family protein; protein product: MSKTHFKDGVIWEDEIGYARAVKMGNIIEISGTTATVNGNVVGENNVYEQTKCIIEKAIKVLEHFNASVDDVIRTRIFCADISQWQEIGKAHSLFFKDSKPATGMYQMAKLIDEKLLVEIEFTAIVE